TTACTGAGATGACTAAGGAGATGAGTGACATGATATGGGATCATTACTTTGAGAAGGAGAGGATTAGAGAGAGGCATGATGAAGAACTTAAATCTGTGAAGGGGAAAAAAATGGGGGAGGGTTGTTCAAAAAAGGGATAAAAGTTGATGTCCTGGCAACGTGCATGTACTGTTGTTTTTCTTATTATGTTAATCAATAATACATTGTCCATGTCCTTTCCTACTTTGCGAACTCAGTCTTATatattaagttatttaaattttaatattttaaagtgatCTCTATGTCATTTTCGCCTATAAATAAGTTCTCCCTCATCATCTCACTTTCATCACTAGCTCAAACACATTATATCATTTATGGATTCCGCTGCTGTCGATAAGTGCTACTGTGACAAAGTCCTTGTTAAGAGGGTTTGTCGGGACAACGGTCCCGACGTTGGTAGACGGATGTTGCAATGTCCTGACGGCGCAACTGGTTGTGGTTACTTACTATGGCTAGATGATCGACTAGACAACCGTTCAACTGTGGTCATCAACAAACTTGCTGAGGAAATAAGTGACCTCAAATGGTCGCAGGCAGCGGAAGTGGCAGAAATGGAGACGAAGCATGCCGAAAGAGTAAGAAGAATGAGGAAGACCATGAAAGGTGATGGATCTCGATGGGATGCTGAGGATGTGTGATGTTATTCATGTTATGTGTTTGTCTTCCAATGCTGTTTAACTTATGCACATCTGCCTATCTATCTTTATAACTGTTCCAATTGTTGTTTGCTCGTGTTACGTTTGTAAGTGCCCACTCGTATGTTTTAGTGGCATTTTAAGTGGTATGTTGATGCGTACTATGTTTGTGTGGCTTTGTTAGTGTTAATCAACAATAAAATTCATGTTATGCAGGGATGTTTGTCATTTATTATGTTATGTCATTTGTTATGTTATCATGTAAACGGAAAGTGCTAACATTATACAATAATATGAGTGAACAAAATACataaacataataaaagtaCATAAACCGTTCTACCCGAATAAAAGTACATAAAGATAAACATAATGCATTATCAAATGCATAATAAAAGTGCATACACATAAACAAAGTACATACGAGGGAAAGCCAAAAAGCCTACTTCTTCGTATGCCCGAAGAAGTGACTTCCAGTGTGACATCTACGACCCTTCCCCTTCGCAGCTCTAGGTGGCTGCTGTCTCTGCTCATGCTCGGATGGCTCCTCATGGTCAGACTCATCCTCAACCCCCGACGGCTGTGCTGCTGCTCTCGGTGGACGCACAGGTGCGTACGCCCAGGGGCTACTATCCCCCGCAAATGCAGCAAAAGCGGGTAAAGGTGTGGTAAAACCCTCGCCGCTGGTGGACATCATCGGAGTGAACGTGACAGGTGGACTCCCGAATCTGTATGTACTGCTCCCAAAGGACGGCTCCTGGGTGAATGGGGGAGGTGTGTGATCCTCTAAGAACGACATGTCAGGACGATATACATATGACTCTGACAAGTGATCCTGTGACGGACCCTCATCGTCCTGTGCCTCATCATCCCCTAATCTGCTGAACTGGGGCCATGCACTTCCCTCAGATGTAGAAGGCTGAATGAATGGAGACCAACCACCAGCCTCAAAAGTACCTGCTCCATCATGACCTGCAGAATGTGAGGTGCCTGCAAGGTGTGAGCTACCCACATGGGTGTAGTAAGTGCCCTCTTCGGGCACTACCGGTGTGACTGGTGGTCGTCCCCTACGCCCTGCAGGAGCCCGTGCCCTAGGTCTGGCAGGGGCCTGTTCCGTAGGTCGACGCTGTACACGAGTAACCATATCCTGTAAAATATGGTTTGCCAGACCCAAATCAGGAGCATAAGGGTCAATGGCACGCTGCATAGCGGATAACTGCTCCTCCTGTTTACAAACATGTATATTTTAAGTCAAAACAGTGTACAAAACAAGCTGAGAACATGTATATTTAAGCATGTATATTTAAGCATGTATATTTAAACATGTATATTTAAGCTGTATATTTACCAGTTCCCGTGTCGAGAGCTGTGTTCCCTGGAAGGCACCCTCCTGCTGTGGCCAGTGTAAGGGGTTAATGATGATTCGACGTGTGACCCTGTGGAACCATGGCAGGTATGAGGCAGTGCAACCCTCGCCATGCATAAGTGGAGGAGATGCGAGGGCACGCTCCATGCGCGTATCCCAAAGATCAACAAATGGCTGCCTCGCGTACATCCAATCAATCTGCTCGTTGTAGTGGTCGTGCAGCTGCTGATGATTAGGGTAGGGAGAGGAATATGGTACACCCTGCATAAAACCAAACTGCCTCGTCACCCTGTCCGTGTAGCACCACTCGACGTAGGACATGTACATCATGGGGGCGGGAGCCGTCCAACGCAAGTACATAGTGGCCTCCGGGTGATGCTCTGCAGGTAAATCAGCATATGGCCTCCATCGAAACTGTCGGGGTGTCAACGCATCCAACTCCTATTGTGTCATGCGGCTCTGCGCATGCGGCACCTCACAATGCCTAAGTGGCGCCTTCCACCTACAGTGGAAGTTGGCATAAGTGGTCAGAGGTTATACATGCAACAAATATGAATTGAAGTTAATCAACAGAAGGAGTGACAACATACCTCAGCGCCAGCGGGTACTCGAACAAGGGTTGACCCCTGTGCCTAGGCGCTAGTGACGGAAAGCGCTCGTAAATCCACACCTAGCGGCAAGGTTAGTACAAGTGCACATGATGAATAAATAATGCAACAATAAAGACGAGAAAGAAAGTTGTGGTTGGTTTAGTATTACCTGTACCAATGTGGCGTAGCCACAGAAATCAGTACAGTTATCCCGGCTAGAAGAACATAGCTTCTGGTATAGGAAGCCAAGAACAGCACTACCCCAGCTATACCGACGCAGCTGGCCCATGTCCCTCAGTAACCATAGAAGGTCAAGCTGCACGCGGTTCCCACTGCTGTGGGGGAACAATGATCCAATAACGCATAGTAGGTGCGCCCGAATATGGTAGGTAACCTGTACACCATAACCTATATCCTCTGGATCCAACTGCTCCAACCGCTCACAAGACCCGAAGTTATCCACAAGCCATTTGATCTTTAAACCACCTCGGTTAACATCGTCCTTGGCTTCTGGTAATAGCCCAAGAAATTCGCGTACTAGCACGCGCCTTTCCTCCACGGTGGTACTCGCTCCACGGAGGATGAGTGGATCACCCTCAGTGGGTAACCCGAGAATGTGATGAACATCCTCAAGAGTGATAGTGGCCTCTCCGAACGGCAGGTGGAAGGTGTGCGTCTCTCCACGCCATCTCTCGATAAAGGCTGTAATCAAACCCCTGTCGTGCTTGAACTGTCCCAGCCTAAATAtgcaatcaaatcctaaatcccTGATTGCATCCATGATCATCTGATGCGGTCTGTGGGCTCGAACTTTCTTCCAATACTCCCCAAAGTTTGTCCTCAATCTGAAATCAGGGGGTGGCTGAAATAATTGTAGTGCACCAAATATTAGTCCCTATAGGCTACAGACTCatacaaatgtaaaaaaaatagcaCTAAAGAAGGAGTTTACCTCTATGTTGTTCTACACAACCTGAGACCTGTGCACAGACTGTAATGTCAACAAACTCCCGTCTAAAGGTCCGGGACCAGAACGACCGACATCCATCTgcgaaattaaattcaaaatatttgttattaaatttgaaattgtttcATTGAATCcaatattcgaaataattttaattttaattgtaataatataacattgtgattttaattttaattgtaattatgtctaactaattttacaaatctgatttttttattttatattatattttcatttattcaaaatattgtgatttcattttttttacaaatctgaaaaatatgctaatattgtaatatttcatttattttattcgAAAAATTTCCTGTATTTCATTTACTTtgaaattcgaattaatttaatttaattaaatttataaaaactcaaattatgttgattatatttataatattaattgtaATCCCAAAGATTGtactatatttattattttacattattacttaattttaaattcgaaataattatctctaactatttttacaaatctgatttttttttatttattggaataatataacattgtataatttaaatttttattctaataaAAAAAACGTATTTCCTAAATTTAAGGGAGTCGTTGAGTTTTATTCAAAGTCTTTCTTATCGAACTAACCCATGATTAAAGCTAACCAAGGCCAACTAacctatttaatttaatggtgtcaagtttactttacttcgatttaatttaattcgatttaatttaatttaattaatttaatttaattcgatttaatttaatttaatttaatttaatttaattcaataaaagctaaaattaaattgattatatttaatctactcttaacgtaaataatacaataatcatcaccaactactaatctaaactaaaattatcactaccactactaatcaacaacaatcatcaccaactactaatctaaactaaaattatcactaacataagctactaccaaataccaactaacaaaacccattataaattatcaaacaaattactaatcaagtctaatttttaattcattcaaAATATGAGATCTACACTAATTTTCCCAATTTTATAATTCGAAAATATTGTACTATatttaggatttttttattaatattttttatgcaatatttgttattaaattcgaaaattattttaattaaatcaaaaattcaaaataattcctatttctattaatatttttttaattccaaaattcgaaataattccaatttttaattcattcaaaatgtgagattgattatttttattctattttttaacgTAAAACACCCAAATTTAATCTACTAACctaatttctaaatttaatctactaacctaatttctaaaattatcataatctactaacaaataccaactaacaacattcattataaatcatcatacaaaattactaatcaagcttGTCATATAATTTGTATCTACTATCAACTAAGAACaatcattataaaatttataaaaatacatgcatgcaatttgatgagattgagaatggtgaaaaaacctTGAAAATGGGtgaaattgattaattgattcGGTGAAAGTAGCAAAGCAAGCACCCTTTTTCCCCTTTTCTTTGTCCGGATCACCTTTTCTTCTACAAATTGAAGCTTGCAATGTGTGTGTAATGTGTGTGTAACTGGATATTGTGGGAGGCTGGTGTCGcaaaatgaagaagaagaagaggggcTGGGGAGTTTTTGTGGGATTAAAGGGACAGGTGGCCGCCCTTGACTGGGCCGGACACGTCACAATTATCCAGCTATGTTCGCCCGTAGCAGGGGCGAACACAGTTGCTTAATTGTGTAGTGTTCGCCCGTAGCAGGGGCCCCTctgaaaaaaaaagatttgtgCTGTGTTCGCCCGAGGGGTGTTGaattagggtggttagttttgtgaaaCGAAAAtttgggtggttagttttgtaaagattGTGTTGAGGGTGGTTAGAAATTTGAAGGAGCCGTTCTGTATTCACGTATGCACAACGTTCTTTTGAAAAACGATTAAAAGTAGAACAAGTAATAGAGCTGGCTATGATGCTGAGTTTTATTATTGCGGTGTACAATACATagtacactacaagaaaagcggctattttcgaccgtcaaattctggtcgaaaatagctattttcgaccgtatttggtcgaaaataattattttcgaccggaaAAAGTTGGTCGAATATAAGCTAGTCGAAATTAAAAACCCGgtcgaaaatatttattttcgaccaaatacggtcgaaattaatttcgaccaaatctggtcgaaattataaattcggcggaaatttgaaaatttcaaacttttgtcaaaatatttcaaaaaattcaaatttgccGCCAAAATGTATATTTTCAACCGAAATTGGTCGAATTTATAGATGCTAAATTCGACCAAATACAGTCGAAATTAGCATaccacattttaaaaaaaaatagtagcaGACTGCTGCACTATGCAGTATGCAGTATGCGAGACGAACACATAAACCAACAAACAATTTTAAGGCAGCAATAGTACCATGATTCTTGAAGAACACCATAAATACTTATACATAAAAAGTCCAGAGACATCCAAGAGGTTTAAAACAAAGCATGTATCAAACAAAATCTAAACTCAACTCAACTCAAACCCATAAATAACTTTGTTTGTATCTACAACAAACTTGAAGATATACACAAACTTATGTACTCTGCACATGTACAAGCAAAAGCACTAATGTGAATTTATTAACCTTCATTTACCGGGCACCAATCCTCAATCTCCGATTCTGAAAGCACCAACATGGCCTCCACTTCTACCGGAAAAACCAAACccaaaatgaaaaagaatacaAATCCAAACAGCTCCTTGCAACCCCACCAACAGTCCCTTCTGAAAATGCCCCAATCCAAATCCCTGATTCTCTGAGACAAAATATCGAACAGGTTGCGTGCGCCACCAGGGCCGCCGATGGatggagcgagagagagagagattaccaAGTGCGAGAGCCTGGACCGTAGGTCCTGAGATGAGCCTTCCAACTCTCTCTCGGAGCAAGTCCTTCTCGCTTTCTCGCGGCTGCAGATCGATTGATTTCcacaaagagagagagagagagaggagagagagagagagaagagagagagagagattgagggGGAGAGATTTTGAGGTTCGTAGTTATGGAGACTGATTATTTGATATGCAGAGGACACTGACCCCAGTTTTATTTGGGTTTCGAGCTTATGGGTTAAGTGGATTACATTGATAAAAAAAGCTCAATTAATTAGGCTCGGTTTTAAGAATTTAACTTATAATGTTTTAGTGGGGacattgaattttatttatcgATTTACTGTATCTAAACTTTCAAACGTTGAATAGATAGgtattttaataatgtaaaaaaaatattaaacaatataaaaaatatttaaaaatatttttctacatatgaatataaaaaatatatataatttttttatattttgagaaAGTACGGATTTAATAATCTAAACGGTGTATATTCTTGGTTTAGTAGTatgaattttcttaaaattatcgATAATCCAATCATATAGATGTTAAGATGTATATATTTTAGTCTTAttactaaattttcaaaaaatattaattttatatgactTGAGATTTTAATAGTCAACTGAAAATCTGACTATTACATCTAAATGTTGTATACTTCTCATTTAgtagtttgaattttttaaaaataattatcgatgATCCAACCTCATAGATGTTAAGATGTCtatattttagtcatattcctaaattttcaaaaaatattaaatttatatgatttaaaattataacagtCAACTGATAATTGTAGTATTACTTCTAAATGATGTATACTTCTTGTTTAGtcgtttgaaatttttttaaaataattatcgatAATCCAAACTTATAGACGTTAAGATgtctatattttagtttatattcctaaattttcaaaaaatattaaatttaattgatatcAGTAAACTCATAATTTGACTACTACATGTAAATTGTGTATACTTCAGGTTTAATAGCttgacatttttaaaaataattatcgatgATCCAACCTTTTAGATGTTAAGATGTCTATATTTTAGTCATAtacctaaattttttaaaaatattaaatttaattgatttgagATTATAACAGTCAACTGATAGTTTGACTATTACATGTAAATTGTGTATACTTATAGTttattagtttgaatttttttaaaaataattatcgataatccaaccttatagatgttaagatgtatatattttagtcatattcttaaattttcaacaaacattaaatttatatgatttgaaatAATAACATTCAACTCATAATTGCAGTATTACTTCCTTCTTATAGAATCACTGATCCAACcgataatttttatgatttgtaTTAGACTAGCAACAtttgtgattttattaaaaattataaattcaattatttttggccgatttaataaattcgaccagaactggtcgaaaataataaattcgaccagaaatggtcgaaaataataaattcgaccaactctggtcgaaaataataaattcgaccaGAAATGGTCGAAATTAGTTCAAAATTTTTTGAACAGAATTAGGCGGTAATTTTCCCGCTCTAAATTTTTGGGCGGGAACGTTCCCGCCTTCATTTTGTGGTCAAAATAAATTCGACCAGAAGTggtcgaaattattaaattcgaccataaatggtcgaaaataataaattcgaccaAAAATGGTTGAAATTAGTTTGAATTCTTTTGGGCGGGAACTTTCCCCCCTTTATTTTCCCCTCAAAATTTTCGACCAACTAAAAAACGGTCGAATTTATGCCTATTTTCGACCAACTAAATTCGACCGGCAATATTTTCGACCAACTAATTTCGACCGGAAATATTTTCGACCGagttttcttgtagtggtaCAAAAGAAGTGTAACAGTAAGCTATTTGATGAAGAGAGGCATGAGAACCTAAATCAGGAGAGGTCATCATATATACCAGTGCTACTTATCTCCATCCTCTCCTCTCATTTACCAGTGGTTCGCAGGAAAAAGGTGTGCAAGTGTGTAAAGCTATTATTATAAGATTTAGGAACAGAAGGAATGGGACATTTATTCTCAAGATAGGACGTACTGTAAACTGTAGTTCAGGGGAAGAGAATGAGTGAAACATGAAATTTTTAAGCAATTACTACCGATAATATTACCTCAACCAAATACTATATTATTGTCATTATTATTCTAACATTCTGTTCTATTTTTGCATTCTAAATAAGGCCACAAACTATTAAGTCAcactataataaaaacattagTTTCTCGtaaattattgaattttaattaatggATTGTGTAATTTACTCCACTACACCAATTCTGATCAATTACGGCGGATATCTTACGACGGGAAAGGCGGAGCACAAAACTTACGACGGAAAATCAATATTCATCATATGTTCTCGTAAATATTTACAACGTATCAGCCTTTCGTTGTATGATTCGCTAGAATTCAGACGCgacctaataaaatataatatatctttttcTGCAAAAAAAACCGTCGTAACgaaccgtcgtaagttaacatatctacataattaaaaacaaaaaataaatgaaaataaaatgatttccGTAACTACGCCGTCGTAAGTTTCCataattatataactatatatagcttttgaaaaaggaaaataagtgaaaatgataaattttaattttccgTCGTCATTaatccgtcgtaagttaacatatctacctaattaaagacaaaaattaaatgaaaataaaatggtttTCCGTTTCTGTCGTAACTACGCCGTCGTAGGTcccataattatataaatatagcttttaaaaaaggaaaataaataagaatgaTAAGTTTTAATTTTCCGTCGTAAGTAGGGTCCATGTGGCTACATTTATGACAttttttccgtcgtaaatatgTATGGCCCTCAATGTAAATATGACGGATGTGTTCGTCATATAATGTGGTTTGATAAAATTGAGCAGTGAGGTCTATATGACTGAATTTACGACAGAAGTGATAACTTGCATGCGACACAATTTAAATTACTGAACTTTTTTTAACTTAGGACGCCAGCAAAAACGACGGAAAAATTTCATCGTAAATGATACTAATTATGATGGAAAAGACAGAAAAAATTCGTCGTAAATGGCCGAATTGGTGTAATGTCCTCCTACTTGGACTAAAGTTATTACTCATTTTACTTACATATAATACTACTATGCcactaattttaatatattttaactttttttaatattttaaattttagttagaTACTTGTATTTATAATTGTTATCAAGATTATtcattacaaaaaatattttgaattttttaacatGCATGTCTCCCACAGACCTGTTATATGTCATTAGATTTAACGAAATCTCCTATCACCGgatttatattcaaattttcacatattatatgtttattatgTGCAGAAATTGATGGTCGATATAGTATTTTCTAAAGTCCGACTCCTAATTTTATATACTATTTAACTTCAAGCTACCAAAAAAGGTAAAACGTAGAAATCAAAATCTAGGGGGGATTGGGGATTACTTATAGAAGTCATGCAGCAATGATGATCGGTCTGTCAAATTTTCCATCCTGGTCAAGAATGTCTCTATTTGAAGTGAGAGAAAGCTAAGCAAATGGGCAGTGTCAAAAATCCACCCATATCTAAATCCAATAGATAGCTAGATAGAAAGATCTTAGAAAACCCTTCTCTGCAAAAAGATGAAACAAGTATGATGCGACCATTTCCCTCCACTCATCACTTTTTCTCCTTTTGAAAATTACCTGCCAACACCCTCCACAATAACACCAAGAAAACAATGATATTTCTACTTCTCTTTCATTctagcatatatataaatagatatcaGGAAATCTTAAATGGTACAAAAACAAATCTCTCTCGCACCATAGACGAACATCTATATACCCACGGGGACTTTCTGACCGTGTCGTGCATATCAGTTAAAAGTATAGAAATGCCAATATTGTGTCCCACAATAGGTCACTAATTACATTTGTAATGTGAGGTGTTCCTGATTTCCgcttcatattttatataattaattgagtaaaatgcataagagcaagtccaataggtgtgctaaatcaagtcttaaatccaaaaatagggaatatgggataaaattgcactccaacactatgctagtgatgtgctaaatcactagcacaagcttccccttccctatttttagaatatgctagccactcctaaactatttttatcattaaaatattcatttctctctcttctccacatcatttccctctctcctccacaccaaagttgtttaaatttaatattattataataatagggaatgaatatagggagtactattggagctcatgtgctaaatcttgtgctaaatcactaagacatattattttataatatttttagggaaccccttagcatagtgttggacttgctctaatgaaTTAGGGTTTATCACTTAGTTGAGACTGTCAATTGCACAAATTTTTGGTGTCTAAACTTATAGTTTAACACCAATATGGTATATACGGATTCCTCATCCTCtctcaaattaataaattaccgAGTCAATGATGTGGTTAGAATAAATGGACTTAGATAGGTGCATGACTGAGAGGAGAGACTGTCGTCAGTACATAGTGGATTAGGGTGAGGGAAGGTAGAGTTTATATAACATGGAATCACAAGTCTATATAATATTTCtgtgatttttaatatttatttgaatttaatatttctattttcatttctattttcatttctatttcaaatataatttaaatattaatattttgatgttacATTGGTTAAATATATTTcacttataataaaataattaatttaaaaaatttaaatataaaaactcgTAACCCGTCCAAATATCAAACTGTATGTTAATATCttctttttattaatatattattaaaatcgtAACAAATGAAAGTTTTGTTTTTAGCTTGGTATGATGATATGGTGTGTGATAAAAACCAGATGAACTGTTTAACCAATCTTTTaagtgaaaaatattatatcacaagatatttgatttgatattttaaaattaaaaattttagattcatggataaaatt
This genomic window from Daucus carota subsp. sativus chromosome 7, DH1 v3.0, whole genome shotgun sequence contains:
- the LOC135147950 gene encoding protein MAIN-LIKE 1-like, which translates into the protein MDVGRSGPGPLDGSLLTLQSVHRSQPPPDFRLRTNFGEYWKKVRAHRPHQMIMDAIRDLGFDCIFRLGQFKHDRGLITAFIERWRGETHTFHLPFGEATITLEDVHHILGLPTEGDPLILRGASTTVEERRVLVREFLGLLPEAKDDVNRGGLKIKWLVDNFGSCERLEQLDPEDIGYGVQVTYHIRAHLLCVIGSLFPHSSGNRVQLDLLWLLRDMGQLRRYSWGSAVLGFLYQKLCSSSRDNCTDFCGYATLVQVWIYERFPSLAPRHRGQPLFEYPLALRWKAPLRHCEVPHAQSRMTQ